Proteins from a genomic interval of Symmachiella macrocystis:
- the queC gene encoding 7-cyano-7-deazaguanine synthase QueC, whose product MVMSTSGKPAVVLVSGGLDSSTVLAIAREAGFELFALTIDYGQRHAQELQAAARVAAAFGASRHLVLPLDLRAIGGSALTSATPVPKHAAVEEIGGGIPVTYVPARNTLFLSLALGWAETLGAFDIFLGVNAVDYSGYPDCRPQFVDAFQHLANLATKAGVEGDGVWRIHTPLIDLTKSEIIRRGQELGVDYGLTISCYDPSDAGLPCGQCDACLLRLKGFHDAGLEDPLTYPAQG is encoded by the coding sequence ATTGTTATGTCCACTTCCGGAAAACCGGCGGTTGTGCTTGTTAGTGGTGGGTTGGATTCGTCCACCGTGCTGGCGATTGCGCGTGAGGCTGGGTTTGAGCTGTTTGCGTTGACGATTGATTACGGCCAACGGCATGCGCAGGAATTGCAGGCGGCGGCGCGGGTGGCTGCGGCGTTTGGTGCCTCGCGACATCTGGTCTTGCCGTTGGATTTGCGGGCGATTGGCGGGTCGGCGTTGACTTCGGCGACGCCGGTGCCCAAGCATGCCGCGGTGGAGGAGATTGGCGGCGGCATTCCGGTGACGTATGTCCCCGCGCGGAATACGTTGTTCCTTTCATTGGCGCTCGGCTGGGCGGAGACGTTGGGGGCGTTTGATATTTTTTTGGGGGTGAACGCCGTCGATTACAGTGGCTACCCGGATTGCCGGCCGCAGTTTGTCGATGCATTTCAGCATTTAGCGAACCTGGCCACCAAAGCGGGGGTCGAAGGGGATGGGGTTTGGCGGATTCACACGCCGTTGATTGATCTGACCAAGTCGGAGATCATTCGTCGCGGCCAGGAACTGGGTGTGGATTACGGTTTGACCATCAGCTGTTACGATCCCAGCGACGCGGGCCTACCCTGCGGGCAGTGTGATGCATGCCTGTTGCGGTTGAAGGGCTTCCACGATGCGGGGTTGGAAGATCCGCTGACCTATCCGGCGCAAGGCTGA
- a CDS encoding 7-carboxy-7-deazaguanine synthase QueE, translating to MQGEGRYSGEPSVFVRTSGCNLRCWFCDTPYTSWNPEGENRSWDSIVEDVLQYDCTHVVITGGEPMLQAEVQPLAAALREHGKFITVETAGTVDLLLQADLMSISPKLSNSVPSLERAGEWRARHERDRHRPQVIRRLLRDYDYQLKFVIDQPSDLDEVEAYLAEIPEAESSHVWLMPQAVTAAALTEKSAWIEAAAVQRGYQFTSRLHIELYGNVRGK from the coding sequence GTGCAAGGCGAAGGCCGCTACAGTGGCGAGCCGTCGGTTTTTGTGCGTACCTCCGGATGCAATCTGCGGTGTTGGTTTTGCGATACCCCATATACCTCGTGGAATCCTGAAGGGGAAAATCGCTCGTGGGATTCAATTGTGGAAGACGTTCTACAATACGATTGCACGCATGTGGTGATCACCGGGGGAGAGCCGATGCTGCAGGCTGAGGTCCAGCCGTTGGCGGCAGCACTGCGTGAACATGGAAAATTCATCACGGTGGAGACGGCCGGGACGGTCGATTTGTTGCTGCAGGCGGATTTGATGTCGATCAGTCCCAAACTCTCAAACTCCGTCCCCAGTTTGGAACGGGCCGGGGAATGGCGCGCGCGACATGAGCGCGACCGACATCGCCCGCAAGTCATTCGCCGGTTGTTGCGGGATTATGATTACCAGTTGAAATTCGTGATTGATCAGCCCAGTGATCTTGACGAAGTCGAGGCGTATTTGGCGGAAATCCCCGAAGCGGAATCCAGCCATGTCTGGTTGATGCCGCAAGCCGTCACTGCCGCAGCCTTAACGGAGAAGTCGGCCTGGATCGAAGCCGCAGCAGTTCAACGCGGCTACCAGTTTACCTCGCGGCTGCACATTGAGCTGTATGGGAATGTGCGAGGGAAGTGA
- a CDS encoding sensor histidine kinase has protein sequence MSYRTFKRLLGETSLERKCRFLFGGGLLILIVGSFAFYGHRTANLLYEQHEITGEMLTQTIMTYEHPVWVKQKEAQESQSDKAGEADEQPGAAEEAGLDQAALPSDATHNVKVPEFSTDLTWAVRSPDVQDTERPKDFKGHQAMTYLLQNKDAANVHRSDANSAYKFYGAVRATTACIACHQHADKQEGDLLGMVEITFPAHQTEKKLAENDAILLATAIATAFLAMVAAYAIVRYVIVKPVLHLKDVSDQIARGMLDLRADIRTGDEFEELSHAFNRMLRHLVAVQEELRHVNGSLDAKVDELAQVNMRLFEMNNLKNDFLTTMSHELRTPLNSILGFSDVLTGSANINEKQKRYLHNIQSAGKDLLAMINDILDLAKIESGKMELHLADFPIDETIERLVGMLSPLAEKKNISLNYEVDPRLPILRQDPGKLQQIIYNLLSNAIKFTPEGGRVRIAVTAIDNDQLELTVDDTGVGIPLEDQETIFEKFRQGNTAPGANNALTREFAGTGLGLSIVKELSKLLGGEVSLLSELGKGSTFTVTVPTHLADQPDQLDESRAQQAIDLTNLRRVDYGLLEIAGKEAGSPPKDA, from the coding sequence ATGTCTTACCGAACTTTCAAACGTCTGCTCGGGGAAACCAGCTTGGAACGGAAGTGCCGTTTCTTGTTTGGGGGCGGTCTGTTGATTCTGATCGTGGGCAGTTTTGCGTTTTACGGCCATCGCACGGCGAATCTGTTGTATGAGCAGCATGAAATCACGGGCGAAATGCTGACCCAGACAATCATGACTTATGAGCACCCGGTTTGGGTGAAGCAAAAGGAAGCTCAAGAATCCCAGTCGGACAAAGCGGGCGAGGCCGACGAGCAGCCCGGAGCCGCTGAAGAGGCGGGGCTTGACCAAGCGGCACTGCCCAGTGATGCGACACACAATGTGAAGGTGCCTGAGTTTTCGACGGATCTGACCTGGGCGGTGCGGTCACCGGATGTGCAAGATACGGAGCGCCCCAAAGATTTCAAAGGGCACCAGGCGATGACGTATTTGTTGCAGAATAAGGATGCAGCCAACGTGCACCGCAGCGATGCCAATAGCGCATATAAGTTTTATGGTGCTGTCCGTGCAACCACGGCCTGCATTGCCTGCCACCAACATGCGGACAAGCAAGAGGGCGATCTGCTGGGCATGGTGGAGATCACCTTTCCGGCACATCAAACCGAAAAGAAGCTGGCCGAGAACGATGCCATCTTGTTGGCGACCGCCATCGCGACCGCCTTTTTGGCAATGGTGGCGGCCTATGCCATCGTGCGGTACGTCATCGTGAAACCAGTGTTGCACTTAAAGGATGTCAGCGACCAAATTGCTCGCGGTATGCTCGATTTGCGAGCGGACATCCGCACGGGGGATGAATTTGAGGAACTGAGCCACGCCTTCAACCGCATGTTGCGGCATCTGGTGGCGGTGCAGGAGGAACTACGGCACGTTAACGGCAGCCTGGACGCCAAGGTCGATGAATTAGCGCAGGTGAACATGCGGCTGTTCGAGATGAACAACCTCAAAAACGATTTCCTGACCACAATGAGCCATGAGTTGCGAACGCCGCTGAACAGTATTCTGGGGTTCAGCGACGTATTGACCGGGTCGGCGAACATCAACGAGAAACAAAAGCGTTATCTGCACAACATTCAAAGCGCAGGCAAAGATTTGCTGGCGATGATCAACGACATTTTGGACCTCGCGAAAATCGAGAGTGGTAAAATGGAATTGCATCTTGCCGATTTTCCGATCGACGAGACGATTGAACGGCTCGTGGGTATGCTCAGCCCGTTGGCGGAGAAAAAGAACATCTCGCTGAACTACGAGGTCGATCCTCGCTTGCCGATTCTGCGTCAAGATCCAGGGAAATTGCAGCAGATCATCTACAATTTGCTTTCCAATGCCATTAAGTTCACTCCCGAGGGGGGGCGTGTGCGGATCGCGGTGACAGCGATCGATAACGACCAATTGGAATTGACGGTCGACGACACCGGTGTGGGAATTCCGCTGGAGGATCAAGAAACGATCTTCGAAAAGTTTCGCCAGGGAAACACCGCACCCGGCGCGAACAACGCGCTCACGCGAGAATTCGCCGGAACGGGATTGGGGCTTTCGATTGTTAAGGAACTCTCTAAGTTGCTGGGGGGGGAAGTGTCGCTGTTGAGCGAATTGGGCAAGGGGAGCACATTTACCGTGACGGTGCCGACGCATCTCGCGGACCAACCCGACCAATTGGACGAATCTCGCGCGCAACAGGCCATCGATTTGACCAATCTCCGCCGCGTCGACTACGGCTTATTGGAAATCGCAGGCAAGGAAGCCGGATCGCCGCCGAAAGACGCATAG
- the dapB gene encoding 4-hydroxy-tetrahydrodipicolinate reductase, with amino-acid sequence MTQPLKIGVNGAAGRMGRRIVALVHEEDGLEVGAALEYSACPHLGADAGELAGVGHIGVPVTSELGDRVDAVIDFSLPTGLVAIAKICGERGIPLVAATTGLSAAQRDQVLTASHTAALLLAPNMSIAVNLTMKLAREAARVLKGVSSGVDVEVIERHHRFKEDAPSGTALKFGQIISDEMGQTEHVHGRQGQPGRRPQSEIGYHALRTGDNVGEHTIVFGMMGETIDLTVRGHTRDSYAHGALIAARFLCEQEPGLYTIEEALGL; translated from the coding sequence ATGACGCAGCCACTGAAAATTGGTGTGAATGGTGCCGCCGGCAGGATGGGACGGAGAATTGTCGCTCTTGTCCATGAAGAGGACGGCTTGGAAGTCGGGGCGGCACTCGAGTATTCCGCCTGTCCGCACCTCGGCGCAGATGCTGGTGAATTGGCGGGCGTTGGTCACATCGGCGTTCCGGTGACCAGTGAATTGGGTGATCGCGTGGATGCCGTGATCGATTTTTCGCTCCCCACCGGCTTGGTCGCGATTGCCAAGATTTGTGGGGAACGAGGTATCCCGTTGGTCGCGGCAACAACGGGACTCTCTGCTGCACAGCGGGACCAAGTCCTCACTGCCTCGCATACGGCTGCGTTATTGTTGGCGCCGAATATGAGCATCGCGGTCAACCTCACCATGAAGTTGGCGCGAGAAGCGGCCCGTGTCTTAAAAGGGGTCTCTAGCGGGGTCGATGTGGAAGTGATCGAACGACACCATCGATTTAAAGAGGACGCTCCGAGTGGGACCGCTCTCAAATTCGGTCAGATCATCTCGGATGAAATGGGACAGACCGAGCACGTGCACGGCCGGCAGGGCCAACCAGGACGGCGGCCGCAATCTGAGATCGGATATCATGCACTACGCACCGGGGACAATGTCGGCGAACATACGATTGTGTTCGGCATGATGGGAGAGACCATCGACCTGACCGTGCGGGGGCATACACGGGACAGTTACGCCCATGGCGCGTTGATCGCGGCGCGGTTCCTCTGCGAACAAGAGCCGGGGTTGTACACAATTGAGGAAGCGCTGGGGCTTTGA
- a CDS encoding ExeA family protein, translated as MYEQHWQLADHPFENNSDPRFFFRSETHEAALLKMRYLIENNKGAGILAGGTGMGKTYVAGMLAADLPENFAPLVHIVFPQMSSAELLAYLAVELGADEQQICGAGLDVIVRRIQQQLAAANERGQQPVILIDEAHTIDDPSVFATLRLLLNFQEQGHMKFTLIFLAQHSLLSRIRRLGELEERLTVNCLLQPFSFDETVAYIQHRLQAAGASEPVFDAESLETIFAESGGIPRKINRLADLALLVGYADDSRTISRPQAEAVAEEVAGLVSY; from the coding sequence ATGTACGAACAACATTGGCAGTTGGCCGACCATCCGTTTGAAAACAACAGCGACCCCCGCTTTTTCTTTCGTAGCGAAACGCACGAAGCCGCACTGCTGAAAATGCGTTATCTGATTGAGAACAACAAAGGGGCCGGGATTTTGGCCGGTGGCACGGGGATGGGGAAAACCTACGTCGCCGGGATGCTGGCAGCCGACCTGCCCGAGAACTTTGCGCCCTTGGTGCATATCGTGTTTCCCCAAATGTCGTCGGCGGAATTGTTGGCCTACTTAGCTGTGGAGTTAGGTGCGGACGAACAGCAGATCTGTGGCGCGGGGTTGGACGTGATCGTGCGACGCATTCAACAGCAACTGGCCGCCGCCAATGAGCGGGGCCAACAACCGGTGATTCTCATCGACGAAGCCCACACCATCGACGATCCCAGCGTGTTCGCGACGCTGCGGTTATTGCTCAATTTTCAGGAGCAAGGGCACATGAAATTCACGCTGATTTTCTTGGCCCAACACAGTCTGCTCAGCCGTATCCGCCGTTTGGGGGAACTCGAAGAACGCCTGACCGTCAATTGCCTACTGCAGCCCTTTTCATTCGACGAAACGGTAGCCTACATCCAACACCGTCTCCAAGCAGCCGGCGCAAGCGAACCGGTGTTCGATGCGGAGTCGCTGGAAACCATCTTCGCCGAATCGGGCGGTATCCCGCGAAAAATCAACCGCTTAGCCGACTTGGCATTGTTGGTGGGTTACGCCGATGACTCCCGCACAATCTCCCGACCGCAAGCCGAAGCGGTGGCGGAAGAGGTGGCGGGGTTGGTGAGTTATTGA
- a CDS encoding alpha-glucuronidase family glycosyl hydrolase, whose product MVDLRLSVAFGVVFCGSLLGSSNVHAAPQWLDLSQAVVVSAGEGGETEDVAATILVEELAKRTGIQLDVQNKWPESDRPVIVVTTRGAKADWSNRVPRRDDPKLPEAQPEGFAIQVVDAPNQKSPAVFIVGADRRGAIYGVGRLLRELDCRKGEIKLDKDLQVATAPEYPHRGHEMGYRALSNSYDAWSRAQYDQYIREQVLLGMNCVQNIPFQDGRTNELMQSPRPEMNRIIGEICDRYDVDYWVWTPVEFSLTDQKRRQAELEKHAQFYESTPRLDAVFVPGGDPGDNPPELVIPFMEDLAQLLAKSHPRANVWVSLQDFDEPKIKFVMDYIAREQPDWLGGIVADTSALSIRETRTRLPKRYPVRSYPDITHTVECQFPVSWWDPAYAVTLVREPTNPRPTTYSTIFRRFAPHTDGFVTYSDGINDDVNKAVWSMLGWDSQQNVREILVQYAHFHFGAEAAESIADALLGLENNWQGSLAENAGVDGVLALWQRLEEQHPELLKNWRFQQHLMRAYYDAYTRQRLLYETELEQEALQALAQAPKFGAKTAMQRAERILQRVVSAPCRPELRARIDDLAEDLFRSIGYQTSVERFGGSGAERGCVMDFVDRPLNDRWWLEAEFAKIRKISSEQERVARLDVIRTWENPGAGSFYDDIGHVGKSPHVIRGEEFNTDPEGRHAWNPGHEWVDEGRSKRRLSWLHHMRWPVGVEYDGLDPDARYVVRLTGQGESPLRGDGKKLPVTKRASHIGEFQEFAVPAELTADGRLRLHWDDVDESHVHWKKRSHLAEVWLLKQK is encoded by the coding sequence ATGGTTGATTTACGTCTCAGTGTTGCGTTTGGTGTCGTGTTTTGCGGATCCCTGTTGGGGAGTTCCAATGTGCACGCTGCTCCTCAATGGCTTGATCTTTCGCAGGCAGTTGTCGTTTCCGCTGGCGAGGGGGGTGAGACCGAAGATGTGGCGGCGACCATCTTGGTGGAAGAGCTTGCGAAACGAACCGGCATTCAACTTGATGTTCAAAACAAATGGCCGGAATCTGATCGACCGGTGATTGTGGTGACGACGCGCGGCGCGAAGGCGGATTGGTCGAATCGTGTTCCTCGACGCGACGATCCGAAGCTTCCTGAAGCGCAGCCGGAAGGCTTTGCGATTCAGGTTGTGGACGCTCCAAACCAAAAGTCGCCTGCAGTCTTTATTGTGGGGGCCGATCGACGGGGGGCGATCTATGGGGTGGGCCGCCTTTTGCGTGAACTCGACTGCCGCAAAGGGGAAATCAAACTCGATAAGGATTTGCAGGTTGCGACGGCGCCCGAATATCCCCATCGCGGGCATGAAATGGGCTACCGAGCGCTGTCGAATAGTTACGATGCGTGGTCGCGGGCGCAGTACGATCAGTACATCCGCGAACAGGTTTTGCTCGGCATGAATTGCGTGCAGAATATTCCCTTTCAAGACGGGCGCACGAACGAGCTGATGCAGTCCCCGCGGCCGGAGATGAATCGGATCATCGGCGAAATTTGTGACCGCTACGACGTCGATTATTGGGTGTGGACGCCGGTGGAATTCTCGTTGACGGATCAGAAACGCCGCCAAGCTGAACTCGAAAAGCACGCGCAGTTTTATGAATCGACGCCACGATTGGATGCTGTATTTGTGCCGGGCGGGGATCCGGGGGACAATCCGCCGGAATTGGTGATTCCCTTCATGGAAGACTTGGCGCAATTGCTGGCGAAGTCTCACCCGCGTGCCAATGTCTGGGTTTCATTGCAGGATTTTGATGAACCCAAGATCAAGTTCGTGATGGATTATATTGCTCGGGAACAGCCCGATTGGTTGGGCGGAATTGTGGCCGATACCTCTGCGCTCTCCATACGTGAGACACGGACGCGTTTGCCGAAGCGCTATCCGGTGCGGTCTTATCCCGATATTACGCATACTGTCGAATGTCAGTTTCCCGTCAGTTGGTGGGATCCGGCTTATGCTGTCACATTAGTGCGCGAACCGACAAACCCGCGTCCCACGACGTACTCGACGATCTTCCGCCGTTTTGCACCGCACACCGATGGTTTTGTGACTTATTCCGACGGCATCAACGACGATGTCAACAAGGCTGTCTGGAGTATGCTGGGGTGGGACTCTCAACAGAATGTGCGTGAGATACTCGTGCAATACGCACATTTTCATTTTGGGGCAGAAGCAGCTGAGTCGATTGCGGATGCATTACTGGGACTGGAAAACAATTGGCAGGGCAGCTTGGCTGAGAACGCCGGCGTTGATGGCGTATTGGCACTCTGGCAACGTTTGGAAGAACAACATCCAGAATTACTGAAGAACTGGCGGTTTCAGCAACATTTGATGCGTGCGTATTATGACGCCTATACCCGCCAGCGACTGCTCTACGAAACAGAGCTTGAACAGGAAGCCTTGCAGGCATTAGCCCAGGCACCAAAATTTGGAGCCAAAACAGCGATGCAGCGTGCAGAACGCATTTTGCAGCGCGTGGTGTCCGCGCCTTGCCGGCCGGAACTTCGGGCACGGATTGATGATCTAGCCGAGGATTTGTTTCGATCGATTGGTTATCAGACGAGCGTCGAAAGGTTTGGGGGCAGCGGCGCGGAGCGTGGCTGTGTGATGGACTTTGTCGACCGCCCACTCAATGACCGCTGGTGGCTGGAAGCGGAATTCGCGAAGATTCGCAAGATTAGCAGCGAGCAGGAAAGAGTGGCGCGACTGGATGTGATTCGCACCTGGGAGAATCCCGGTGCGGGCAGTTTTTATGACGACATCGGGCATGTTGGAAAATCTCCACACGTCATTCGTGGTGAGGAGTTTAACACCGATCCCGAAGGCCGACATGCCTGGAACCCCGGACATGAATGGGTCGACGAAGGTCGGAGCAAGCGGCGTTTGTCCTGGCTGCACCACATGCGCTGGCCGGTGGGAGTCGAATACGATGGACTGGACCCCGATGCACGTTATGTGGTGCGACTGACCGGACAGGGTGAGTCGCCTCTACGCGGTGACGGCAAGAAACTGCCTGTTACCAAACGGGCGAGTCACATTGGAGAGTTCCAGGAATTCGCCGTTCCCGCAGAGTTAACCGCTGATGGAAGACTACGCCTGCATTGGGATGATGTCGACGAGTCACATGTGCATTGGAAAAAACGGTCACACTTGGCCGAAGTCTGGTTGCTCAAACAAAAGTGA
- a CDS encoding leucine-rich repeat domain-containing protein has product MRTESKCLLMVVTLLVFSGCDAANMAPAPGEQPAVTDAPNTEKETRAAIKELGGSFSPDNKGLDLKSLQITNADLKHLQGLTDLQFLDLNDTPITDEGLEHLKGLTNLRDLYLNDTAITNAGLEHLKGLTGLRTLRLFGTQVNGEGLEHLKGLTGLRSLNLKGLSMSDAGLEHLKGLASLNTLYISGDQVTDAGMAHLTGLPSLNTLTLIGTLITDAGLEQLAGISTLHFLYIDDTSITDDGLQYLKAMPQLKRLTLDNTQMTDASRDELKATLPAYAKGRR; this is encoded by the coding sequence ATGAGAACTGAATCGAAATGCCTGTTGATGGTCGTGACCCTGCTGGTTTTCTCAGGTTGTGATGCGGCTAATATGGCACCGGCGCCTGGTGAACAACCGGCGGTGACTGATGCGCCGAACACGGAGAAGGAGACCAGAGCTGCGATCAAGGAGCTGGGAGGTTCGTTTTCGCCGGACAATAAGGGGCTCGACCTCAAATCCTTGCAGATCACGAATGCGGATTTGAAACACCTTCAGGGGCTCACCGACCTACAGTTTCTCGACTTGAATGACACACCGATCACCGATGAAGGGTTGGAACATCTCAAAGGTCTCACCAATCTGCGAGATCTTTATCTCAACGATACTGCCATCACCAATGCGGGGCTGGAACACCTCAAAGGGCTGACCGGTTTGCGCACACTCAGACTGTTTGGGACTCAAGTCAACGGAGAGGGATTGGAACACCTTAAAGGGCTCACCGGATTGAGATCGCTCAACCTCAAAGGCTTATCGATGAGTGACGCTGGATTGGAACACCTCAAGGGACTTGCCAGCCTGAATACACTCTACATTTCCGGAGATCAGGTCACGGACGCGGGGATGGCACATCTCACGGGACTGCCCAGTCTGAACACGCTGACTCTTATCGGGACGCTAATTACCGATGCGGGTTTGGAACAGCTCGCGGGGATTTCCACCCTGCATTTTCTATATATCGACGATACCTCGATCACTGATGACGGGCTTCAATATCTTAAAGCGATGCCCCAACTGAAACGGCTCACCCTCGACAATACGCAGATGACTGATGCGAGTCGTGATGAACTAAAAGCAACATTACCCGCCTATGCTAAAGGCAGACGGTAG
- a CDS encoding sugar phosphate isomerase/epimerase family protein, with the protein MARDVTLCTGQWADLPVEELCKKAADFGYDGLELACWGDHFEVDKALSDDTYCARKRELLEKHGLKLHSISAHLVGQAVLDVVDERHKSILPEYVWGDGDPAGINERAIEEMKNTARAAQKLGVDVVNGFTGSSIWHLVYDFPPIPRSMIDAGFDLLAERWNPILDVFQECGVKFALEVHPGEIAFDIYSAERAVAALDGREEFGFNFDPSHLIWQGIDPAEFIRFFPDRIYHVHMKDSAVTLNGRTGILSSHLTFGDERRGWDFRSVGRGGVRFEEIIRALNHINYTGPLSVEWEDTGMEREAGAREACQFVKNVDFSPSNIAFDAAFDN; encoded by the coding sequence ATGGCGCGCGACGTGACTCTTTGCACCGGCCAATGGGCTGATCTTCCTGTCGAGGAACTCTGCAAAAAAGCGGCCGATTTTGGCTACGACGGGCTGGAACTCGCCTGCTGGGGCGATCACTTCGAGGTCGATAAAGCCCTCTCGGACGATACTTATTGTGCCCGCAAACGCGAACTATTGGAAAAGCACGGCCTGAAGCTGCATTCGATCTCCGCCCATTTGGTTGGCCAAGCGGTGTTGGATGTAGTCGATGAACGCCATAAGAGTATCCTACCCGAGTATGTCTGGGGCGATGGCGATCCCGCTGGAATCAACGAACGTGCCATCGAGGAAATGAAGAATACCGCCCGTGCCGCTCAGAAACTGGGCGTCGATGTCGTCAATGGGTTCACCGGTTCCAGCATTTGGCATCTGGTATACGACTTTCCACCGATCCCGCGGTCGATGATCGACGCCGGATTTGATCTGTTGGCCGAGCGTTGGAATCCGATTTTGGACGTGTTCCAAGAGTGCGGAGTCAAATTCGCCTTGGAAGTGCATCCTGGGGAAATCGCGTTCGATATTTATTCCGCTGAACGTGCCGTCGCTGCCCTGGATGGTCGCGAAGAATTCGGTTTCAACTTCGATCCCAGCCACTTGATTTGGCAAGGTATTGATCCAGCGGAATTCATCCGTTTCTTCCCAGACCGGATTTACCACGTACACATGAAGGATTCAGCCGTCACACTCAATGGCCGGACCGGGATCTTGTCGAGCCATCTTACGTTTGGCGACGAACGCCGTGGTTGGGATTTCCGCAGCGTCGGCCGTGGCGGCGTACGGTTCGAGGAAATTATCCGTGCCTTGAACCACATCAACTACACCGGCCCGCTGTCGGTGGAATGGGAAGACACCGGCATGGAACGCGAAGCCGGCGCGCGGGAAGCGTGTCAGTTCGTCAAAAATGTCGACTTCTCCCCATCAAACATCGCCTTCGATGCCGCTTTTGATAACTAA